Proteins encoded together in one Treponema primitia ZAS-1 window:
- a CDS encoding aminopeptidase — translation MASVSILLGCCALFSGCYTLKQGSAMLGYLGQAEPVKRLLDGDSPEDAEFARRVMDIRHFALEELGLRETSNYTKYVDIDRDYLAAVVSASASDSFTRHEWWFPVVGSVPYKGFFNPADARKERGKLEKKGLDVWIRGVDAFSTLGWFSDPLYSYMKDYPVHRLADLIIHESLHATIYLKNHAQFNEELAEFVGSEGARLYIEKTFGSDSDEYRAITGSDGDSAVFLGLIRQLIAELEPLYAADLPREEKLQKKAEIIQAAKTRFDENYDTLFQNDNYRGLSELPINNAYLELYRLYYEEDHYFQDLYTRTGSDLPHFIAAVKTLKPPKARQNPKALLEKALSLN, via the coding sequence ATGGCGTCGGTATCCATACTTCTCGGTTGTTGCGCTCTTTTTTCAGGGTGTTACACGCTGAAGCAGGGGAGCGCTATGCTTGGGTATTTAGGGCAGGCAGAACCGGTGAAAAGGCTCTTAGACGGGGATTCCCCGGAAGATGCGGAATTTGCCCGGCGGGTGATGGATATACGGCATTTTGCTCTGGAAGAGCTGGGGCTGAGGGAGACCAGCAACTATACCAAGTATGTCGATATAGACCGGGACTATTTGGCGGCGGTAGTTTCCGCCTCGGCAAGCGATTCCTTTACCCGGCACGAATGGTGGTTCCCCGTTGTCGGGTCTGTTCCCTATAAGGGTTTTTTTAACCCCGCTGATGCCCGGAAAGAACGGGGTAAGCTGGAAAAGAAGGGCCTGGATGTTTGGATCCGGGGTGTTGATGCCTTTAGCACCCTGGGCTGGTTTTCCGACCCCCTCTATTCTTACATGAAGGATTACCCGGTCCACCGTCTGGCGGATCTTATCATCCACGAATCCCTCCACGCCACAATCTACCTAAAAAACCACGCTCAATTTAACGAAGAACTGGCCGAATTCGTCGGTTCCGAAGGCGCCCGCCTCTATATAGAAAAAACCTTCGGCTCCGATTCCGATGAATACCGGGCCATCACCGGTTCCGATGGCGACAGCGCCGTCTTCCTGGGCCTCATCCGGCAACTCATAGCCGAGTTGGAGCCCCTCTACGCCGCCGACCTCCCCCGGGAAGAAAAACTCCAAAAAAAGGCCGAGATCATCCAGGCTGCTAAAACCCGGTTTGATGAAAATTACGATACCCTCTTCCAAAACGACAACTACCGCGGCCTTTCCGAACTCCCCATAAACAACGCCTACCTGGAACTCTACCGCCTCTACTACGAGGAGGACCACTACTTCCAGGACCTCTACACCCGCACCGGATCAGATCTTCCCCATTTCATCGCCGCCGTCAAAACCCTAAAACCCCCCAAAGCCAGGCAAAACCCCAAGGCCCTGTTGGAAAAAGCCCTTAGTCTAAACTAA
- a CDS encoding TrmH family RNA methyltransferase: MSLGELPSTDGLSYLGKLAELLSQDEALSPAVISALRALKIDPEAEEKELRRGLNTVRHILLAETGKQTADWDFIDHEGRLDPAKRQPFPGMRIYLEDIRSPFNVGAMFRTAESFGAERIYLSPLCADPTHPRAERTAMGCTDILPWERLSEAAGLEDLEGPFFTLETGGTELGSFHFPQRAIMIVGSEELGVSPQSLARADNSLGRVSIPVYGAKGSLNVSVAFGIALQAWASALVLHETF; this comes from the coding sequence ATGAGCCTGGGAGAACTTCCTTCTACCGATGGGCTGTCCTATTTGGGGAAACTGGCGGAATTGCTCAGCCAGGATGAAGCCCTTTCTCCGGCTGTTATCTCCGCTCTCCGGGCACTTAAGATCGATCCCGAAGCTGAAGAAAAAGAACTTCGCCGTGGGCTCAATACCGTCCGTCACATACTCCTGGCCGAAACGGGTAAACAAACTGCGGACTGGGACTTCATCGACCATGAAGGCCGCCTGGACCCCGCAAAACGACAGCCCTTTCCGGGGATGCGGATCTACCTGGAGGATATCCGCTCTCCCTTCAATGTAGGAGCCATGTTCCGTACCGCCGAATCGTTCGGTGCTGAACGGATCTACCTATCACCGCTCTGCGCCGATCCTACCCACCCCCGGGCGGAGCGAACTGCCATGGGTTGTACGGACATCCTTCCCTGGGAACGGCTTTCCGAGGCCGCCGGCCTGGAAGACCTAGAAGGACCGTTTTTTACCCTGGAAACCGGAGGGACGGAGCTTGGCTCCTTTCATTTCCCCCAACGAGCTATCATGATTGTCGGATCCGAAGAACTAGGGGTGAGCCCTCAAAGTCTGGCCAGGGCGGACAATTCCCTGGGCAGGGTGTCTATTCCCGTCTACGGCGCTAAGGGTTCCCTCAACGTGTCCGTAGCCTTTGGTATAGCCCTTCAAGCCTGGGCTTCCGCTTTAGTATTGCACGAAACATTTTAA
- the rsmI gene encoding 16S rRNA (cytidine(1402)-2'-O)-methyltransferase has translation MSTLYIIGTPIGNLGDISFRAVEILKTVDLVACEDTRRTLKLLSHLGLRIPLLSCRAQNEGFAAEKVIASLKEGKNVAYASDAGTPGISDPGAVLTRLAAEAGYEVIPIPGPSAFASLVSVAGGMDKTVVFEGFLSPKAGRRRSRLKELLAMETAFVLYESPFRVLKLLEDLADLDNERYICVGREMTKVHEEYLRGSVTEILLILQEKNKQIGEFSVYVSGKKTNNRVNY, from the coding sequence GTGTCAACCTTGTATATTATCGGTACGCCCATAGGGAACTTGGGGGATATTAGTTTCCGGGCAGTGGAAATCCTTAAAACAGTTGACCTCGTAGCCTGTGAGGATACCCGCCGTACCCTCAAATTGTTGAGCCACCTGGGGCTGCGTATCCCCCTGCTCTCCTGCCGTGCTCAAAATGAAGGATTTGCCGCTGAAAAGGTTATCGCTTCCCTAAAGGAAGGCAAAAACGTGGCCTACGCCAGCGACGCCGGGACTCCGGGGATAAGCGATCCCGGCGCGGTTCTGACGCGGCTTGCCGCAGAGGCTGGGTATGAGGTTATCCCCATCCCAGGGCCTTCAGCCTTCGCCTCCCTGGTAAGCGTTGCCGGTGGTATGGATAAAACCGTGGTTTTTGAAGGGTTCTTATCGCCAAAAGCCGGCCGGCGCCGTTCCCGATTGAAGGAACTCCTGGCTATGGAAACTGCCTTTGTTCTGTATGAATCCCCCTTCAGGGTTCTTAAGCTTTTGGAGGATCTAGCCGATCTTGATAATGAGCGGTACATATGTGTGGGTAGGGAAATGACCAAGGTACACGAAGAATATCTCCGGGGTTCTGTAACGGAGATTCTGCTTATTTTGCAAGAAAAAAATAAGCAAATTGGTGAATTTTCGGTTTATGTGTCTGGAAAGAAAACCAATAATCGTGTAAACTATTAA
- a CDS encoding SDR family oxidoreductase, whose protein sequence is MRIFVTGATGYIGSSVVRELINAGHKVIGLTRSDEGVAKLKAAGAEAHRGSLDDLDSLRGGAELAEGVIHLAFKHDFSNFAASLATDLQAIQTIGEALAGSGKPFITTAHANGTASDDAVMALAKREVRASIVSLAPSVHGDGDKGFIPVIIKTAREKGLSAYIGDGANRWPAVHRLDAARLFRLAVESAPAGSRLDGVGDEGIPFRNIAEVIGRRLNLPIVSISQEDANAHFGFLGALAVRDFPRSSIGTQELLNWKPTHPGLLADLEQGDYFGN, encoded by the coding sequence ATGCGTATTTTTGTGACAGGAGCAACGGGTTATATCGGTTCTTCGGTCGTGCGGGAACTCATCAATGCCGGACATAAAGTCATTGGACTAACCCGCTCAGATGAAGGTGTGGCAAAGCTAAAGGCAGCCGGTGCCGAAGCTCACCGGGGATCACTTGATGACTTAGACAGTCTTCGCGGTGGCGCCGAACTTGCGGAGGGTGTTATTCATTTGGCGTTTAAGCACGATTTCTCGAACTTTGCCGCTTCACTCGCAACGGATTTGCAAGCGATACAGACGATAGGAGAAGCGCTTGCAGGTTCCGGCAAGCCGTTTATAACGACTGCCCATGCAAATGGAACGGCTTCCGATGATGCGGTGATGGCATTGGCAAAGCGTGAGGTAAGGGCATCGATCGTGTCGCTTGCGCCTTCCGTACATGGCGATGGTGATAAGGGTTTTATTCCGGTAATAATCAAAACCGCCCGTGAAAAGGGTTTATCCGCCTATATCGGCGACGGGGCAAATCGCTGGCCGGCTGTCCATCGTCTTGATGCGGCGCGCCTTTTCCGCTTGGCAGTGGAATCCGCCCCGGCAGGTTCAAGACTGGACGGAGTTGGAGATGAGGGCATACCGTTCCGCAACATCGCCGAGGTAATAGGCCGCCGTCTGAACCTGCCCATAGTCAGTATTTCACAAGAAGATGCAAACGCCCACTTCGGCTTTCTCGGTGCCCTGGCAGTGCGTGACTTCCCAAGGTCGAGTATAGGGACCCAAGAACTGTTGAACTGGAAACCGACGCATCCCGGCTTACTGGCTGATCTCGAACAAGGAGACTACTTTGGCAATTGA
- a CDS encoding RrF2 family transcriptional regulator, producing MAYSTEFSRAISIGILINIKMEEFGFEYVSTKVLANHLKIPVPTVVRILKSLNAAGITTTKEGSKGGVLLAKPIAKITLLDIFLALEHGHLFKTEMNFIVEDPRSEHFKEVLMGCMQDAEDAMKQSLAKTTLADIANDIG from the coding sequence GTGGCGTATTCAACTGAATTTTCACGGGCAATCTCCATCGGCATTTTGATTAACATAAAAATGGAGGAGTTCGGATTTGAATACGTATCAACAAAGGTTCTTGCCAACCATTTGAAAATACCTGTTCCAACGGTTGTGAGAATACTGAAAAGCCTTAATGCGGCTGGAATCACAACGACGAAGGAAGGATCTAAAGGCGGCGTTCTTTTGGCAAAGCCGATTGCAAAGATTACCTTATTGGACATTTTTCTGGCGCTTGAACACGGACATTTATTTAAGACTGAAATGAATTTTATAGTTGAAGACCCTCGGAGCGAGCATTTCAAGGAGGTTTTAATGGGTTGTATGCAAGATGCGGAGGACGCAATGAAGCAATCATTAGCAAAAACAACGCTTGCGGATATTGCTAACGACATTGGTTAA
- a CDS encoding flagellar biosynthesis anti-sigma factor FlgM has protein sequence MSMTVDRIGSLDPIQPGKKSGRSGQVSQNEKTDSISLSSEALEKGELYQAKELIFSAADVRAERIQEMKSKINDPSYINETILKATADKIMDAWGL, from the coding sequence ATGAGTATGACGGTCGACAGGATAGGTTCTTTAGATCCCATTCAGCCCGGTAAAAAATCCGGACGGAGCGGTCAGGTAAGCCAGAACGAAAAAACTGACTCGATTTCCCTCTCTTCGGAAGCTCTAGAAAAGGGTGAATTGTATCAGGCAAAGGAACTCATATTTTCCGCCGCCGATGTCAGGGCGGAGCGTATCCAGGAAATGAAGAGCAAGATCAACGATCCTTCTTATATCAACGAAACCATCCTGAAGGCTACGGCTGACAAAATCATGGATGCCTGGGGATTATAA
- a CDS encoding YbaK/EbsC family protein translates to MAIEKVRGYLKRWDRDKDIIEMEASTATVLEAANALGVIPARIAKSISLKQGDAATVIVVAGDVKLDNRKYKDHFGIKAKMLSPEEALQFTGHAVGGVCPFGLPAGVGVYLDVSMKRFATVFPACGSSNSAIELTMDELNEYSQNKEWVDVCKPISEESASE, encoded by the coding sequence ATGGCGATTGAGAAGGTACGCGGATATTTAAAGCGCTGGGATAGGGATAAGGACATTATTGAGATGGAGGCCTCTACGGCCACGGTTTTAGAGGCGGCCAATGCCCTGGGGGTTATTCCTGCCCGGATCGCCAAGAGTATTTCCCTTAAACAGGGGGATGCCGCCACGGTAATTGTCGTTGCCGGGGATGTGAAGCTGGATAACCGCAAATACAAAGATCATTTTGGTATAAAGGCTAAAATGCTCTCTCCCGAGGAAGCCCTACAGTTTACTGGTCATGCCGTTGGAGGGGTTTGTCCCTTTGGCCTTCCTGCCGGGGTAGGGGTTTACTTGGATGTTTCTATGAAAAGATTTGCCACCGTATTCCCCGCCTGCGGAAGCAGCAACTCCGCCATTGAGCTTACCATGGACGAACTTAATGAATATTCCCAAAACAAAGAATGGGTGGATGTCTGTAAGCCCATTAGCGAAGAATCCGCCAGCGAATAA
- a CDS encoding CHASE2 domain-containing protein → MKLSIKSIIKKIAVPIIIVSVFFVLLFVNFAGVFDFLEMKTYDFRVRLFADSYRTSDDVIVVLLDQPSIDWANQERGWGWPWPRQAYAELVDYMNTAGAAAVAFDVIFSEPSVYGPEDDEVFINADRNFKRSIHTVFFSSSWGSVYSWPQELNTKTFDLRGFDPIIFRYDLLNFVNNAEERRTGAQFPIPGLMNTAGGIGNITSLIESDGIVRRARLFNLFDGKAVPGLSAASLLVAGSGMEIAYDEKARAIRWENHTIPVGKNGGSLLRFKGGNLDKYWPYSAKDILQSADAYARGKEPLLPPEDFAGKYVFFGLYAAGLFDICTTPMSSTYPGMGIHITMLDNILNDDFIRESPSILAPLMSLLAIGIMVILVLYSSHITITVAGSIALITTITGIGFLTYYLGYWVLIVFPLSGAIFAFLAASIYKYATEGSQKRFIKSAFSRYLSPSVIEQIIVDPSKLNLGGEKREMTAIFTDIQRFSSISEALQKEYADEGPKVLVDLLNLYLTEMSDIVLNNGGTIDKFEGDAIIAFFGAPIWTDQHAVLACRSAIKMKKRELELRTEIMKSDGAFYTPLSKLIDDKVIRSERPLYTRIGINTGDMVVGNMGTPNKMDYTIMGNAVNLAARLEGVNKQYDTNGILISEYTRTKIGDAFVLRGLSRVRVVGVNTPLRLYEMLELREDASPAMLDMLGLWEKAFNAYENQDFTGALDIFKSIYRENNQDRVAKLYLDRCEKYAATPPSPEKWDNGVDNLTEK, encoded by the coding sequence ATGAAACTTAGTATTAAGAGCATTATTAAAAAAATCGCAGTTCCTATCATAATAGTTTCCGTGTTTTTTGTATTGCTCTTTGTTAATTTCGCCGGGGTCTTTGATTTTCTTGAGATGAAAACCTATGACTTCCGGGTACGGCTTTTTGCCGATTCCTACCGTACTTCCGACGATGTTATTGTGGTGCTCCTGGATCAACCCAGTATTGACTGGGCTAACCAGGAGCGCGGATGGGGATGGCCCTGGCCGCGGCAGGCCTATGCCGAGTTGGTGGATTATATGAATACCGCTGGGGCAGCTGCGGTAGCCTTTGACGTTATCTTTTCTGAACCCTCAGTGTATGGCCCGGAGGATGATGAAGTTTTTATAAACGCGGATAGGAACTTTAAACGGAGCATACATACTGTTTTTTTCAGTTCCAGCTGGGGCAGCGTCTATTCATGGCCCCAGGAACTTAACACAAAGACCTTCGATCTTAGAGGTTTTGATCCGATTATTTTTCGGTACGATTTGCTGAATTTTGTAAATAATGCTGAAGAAAGACGGACCGGCGCACAGTTCCCCATCCCCGGCCTGATGAACACCGCAGGGGGTATCGGCAATATTACCAGCCTCATCGAATCCGATGGGATTGTACGCCGGGCCCGGCTTTTTAACCTTTTTGACGGGAAGGCGGTACCAGGGCTTTCCGCAGCTTCGCTTTTGGTTGCAGGAAGCGGTATGGAAATTGCCTATGACGAAAAAGCCCGGGCCATCCGTTGGGAAAACCACACCATACCTGTGGGTAAAAATGGCGGCAGCCTCCTTCGGTTCAAAGGCGGCAACCTGGACAAATACTGGCCCTATTCGGCAAAGGATATACTCCAAAGCGCCGATGCCTATGCCCGGGGAAAAGAACCCCTCCTGCCGCCTGAAGATTTTGCGGGTAAATATGTTTTCTTCGGTCTATACGCAGCGGGACTGTTCGATATCTGTACAACCCCCATGAGCTCAACCTATCCCGGTATGGGAATACACATCACCATGTTAGATAATATCCTTAATGATGATTTTATCCGGGAAAGCCCCTCCATCCTGGCGCCCCTGATGAGTCTTCTCGCTATAGGCATCATGGTCATCCTGGTTTTATATAGTTCACATATCACCATTACTGTTGCTGGTAGTATCGCTCTGATCACTACCATTACCGGCATAGGTTTCCTTACCTATTACTTGGGCTATTGGGTCCTCATAGTATTTCCCCTGTCGGGAGCGATCTTCGCTTTCCTGGCAGCCTCTATTTACAAGTACGCCACAGAGGGCAGCCAGAAGCGGTTTATAAAATCTGCCTTCTCCCGCTACCTTTCCCCCTCGGTGATCGAACAAATTATTGTCGACCCTTCGAAACTTAACCTGGGAGGTGAAAAACGGGAAATGACCGCCATCTTTACGGACATTCAGCGTTTCTCTTCAATTTCTGAAGCCCTCCAGAAAGAATACGCCGACGAAGGCCCCAAGGTACTGGTTGATCTCCTTAACCTCTACCTTACGGAGATGAGTGATATTGTCCTTAACAACGGAGGAACCATCGACAAATTCGAAGGGGACGCCATTATTGCCTTTTTCGGGGCTCCTATCTGGACCGATCAGCACGCCGTTCTGGCCTGCCGCAGCGCCATCAAGATGAAAAAGCGGGAACTGGAACTACGGACAGAGATCATGAAGAGCGATGGCGCCTTTTACACCCCCTTAAGCAAGCTAATAGACGATAAGGTGATCCGCTCCGAGCGGCCCCTTTACACCAGGATTGGGATCAACACCGGGGACATGGTGGTGGGCAACATGGGTACCCCCAACAAGATGGACTACACGATCATGGGAAACGCAGTAAATCTGGCCGCCCGGCTTGAGGGAGTTAACAAGCAATACGATACCAATGGTATTCTGATAAGTGAATATACCCGCACTAAAATCGGCGATGCCTTTGTGCTGCGGGGATTAAGCCGGGTGCGGGTGGTTGGGGTTAATACGCCCCTGCGGCTCTATGAAATGCTGGAGCTTCGGGAAGACGCCTCGCCGGCTATGCTGGATATGCTGGGCCTTTGGGAGAAAGCTTTTAACGCCTATGAAAACCAGGATTTCACCGGGGCGTTGGATATTTTCAAATCTATATACCGGGAAAACAACCAGGACCGGGTAGCAAAACTGTACCTGGACCGCTGTGAAAAATATGCCGCCACACCCCCAAGTCCGGAAAAATGGGATAATGGGGTTGATAACCTAACGGAGAAATAA
- a CDS encoding flagellin, giving the protein MIINHNLSAMFADRSLKVTQVSLDKNMEKLSSGLRINRAGDDASGLAVSEKLRSQIRGLNQASTNAQNGISFIQTTEGYLQETQDIVQRIRELAVQSSNGVYTDEDRMYIQVEVSQLIDEVDRIASHAQFNGMNLLTGRFGRLIGENVVTASMWFHIGANMDQREQVFIGTMTAKGLGVRNVGDDSILSLSDPDSANRAIGTLDEALKKINKQRADLGAYQNRLEHAVRGLDVGAENMQASESRIRDTNMANEMVNFTKNQILNQAGTAMLAQANQKGQTVLQLLQ; this is encoded by the coding sequence ATGATTATTAATCACAACTTAAGCGCAATGTTTGCCGATCGGTCCCTCAAGGTCACCCAGGTTTCCCTGGACAAGAACATGGAGAAACTGTCGAGCGGATTGCGCATCAACCGAGCCGGTGATGATGCCTCTGGACTCGCTGTTTCCGAAAAGTTGCGCAGCCAGATCCGTGGTTTGAATCAAGCGTCCACAAACGCTCAGAATGGTATTTCATTCATTCAAACAACGGAAGGTTACCTCCAGGAAACCCAGGACATTGTGCAGCGTATCCGCGAATTGGCGGTGCAATCTTCGAACGGTGTATACACCGACGAAGACCGGATGTACATTCAGGTCGAAGTTTCTCAGCTTATTGATGAAGTTGACCGGATTGCATCCCATGCGCAGTTCAACGGTATGAATCTGCTTACCGGACGGTTTGGGAGATTAATTGGTGAGAACGTAGTTACCGCCTCTATGTGGTTCCATATCGGCGCCAACATGGATCAGCGGGAACAGGTGTTTATCGGCACTATGACTGCGAAGGGCCTTGGGGTCCGCAATGTCGGTGACGATTCTATTCTTTCGCTGTCCGATCCGGACAGCGCCAACCGTGCCATTGGAACCCTCGACGAGGCGTTGAAGAAGATCAACAAACAAAGAGCTGATCTCGGCGCCTACCAGAACCGCTTGGAACACGCAGTCCGTGGATTGGATGTCGGAGCTGAAAATATGCAAGCTTCGGAATCCCGCATCCGCGATACCAACATGGCGAACGAGATGGTCAACTTTACGAAGAACCAGATCCTCAACCAGGCTGGAACCGCAATGCTGGCTCAGGCCAATCAGAAAGGTCAGACTGTTCTCCAGCTTCTGCAATAG
- a CDS encoding ATP-binding protein: MTLQRPEYLKRLIGFKDKDLIKVIVGIRRCGKSTLLKLYTDYLRSIGVEDSRIQFINFEDFNNANLTDPKVLHTHILSHLAPDGMNYIFLDEIQLVKDFEKAANSLRLRENIDLYITGSNAYFLSGDLATLLAGRYVSIEMTPLSFSEYCTAMDSDNPGRDSPRQLYEQYLRYSSFPYTLALDNDIEKVHQYLAAIIDTIVLKDVVQRKQISAVAALERLMKFIFNNIGFITSTKKISDTMKSFGFNISVQTVENYLSALEDSFIIHKVGRLDVNGREYLKANDKYYVADIGMRYYLLGDKMKDHGAILENIVYLELRRRGYKVHVGRMGDLEIDFIAFKTGIPEYYQVALTLMDEETRAREMRPLEKIRDNYGKYIITMDPVLGGNDRGIITVNAMNFLLEGQKKAEP; this comes from the coding sequence ATGACATTACAAAGGCCGGAATATCTTAAGCGACTCATCGGTTTTAAAGACAAGGACCTCATAAAGGTTATTGTAGGTATACGGCGGTGTGGGAAATCCACGCTGCTGAAATTGTACACCGACTATTTACGGTCCATCGGTGTGGAAGATAGCCGAATCCAGTTTATCAATTTTGAGGACTTTAACAATGCGAACCTTACGGATCCCAAGGTCCTGCATACTCATATATTAAGCCACCTTGCCCCCGATGGAATGAACTATATTTTTCTTGACGAAATCCAGCTGGTTAAGGATTTTGAAAAAGCGGCCAACAGTCTCCGTCTGCGGGAAAATATCGATCTGTATATTACCGGTTCAAATGCCTACTTTTTATCCGGCGATCTGGCGACTTTGCTGGCCGGTAGGTATGTGTCTATTGAAATGACCCCCCTCTCATTCAGTGAATATTGCACCGCCATGGATTCGGATAATCCCGGAAGGGATAGTCCCCGGCAATTATATGAACAGTATCTGCGGTATAGTTCCTTTCCCTATACCCTGGCCTTGGATAATGACATCGAAAAGGTTCATCAATACCTGGCCGCCATTATCGACACCATCGTTTTGAAGGATGTGGTACAGCGGAAACAGATCAGCGCCGTGGCTGCCCTGGAACGGCTTATGAAGTTTATTTTCAATAATATCGGTTTCATCACCTCTACCAAGAAAATCTCGGATACCATGAAGTCCTTCGGTTTCAATATATCGGTACAGACGGTGGAAAATTACCTTTCCGCCCTGGAGGATAGTTTTATCATCCATAAGGTGGGGCGTCTGGATGTGAACGGCCGGGAGTACCTCAAAGCCAATGACAAATACTATGTGGCCGATATCGGTATGCGCTACTATCTGTTGGGCGATAAGATGAAGGACCATGGGGCGATACTGGAAAATATCGTGTACCTGGAACTACGGCGCCGGGGATACAAGGTCCATGTTGGAAGAATGGGGGACTTGGAAATTGATTTTATTGCCTTTAAGACAGGGATCCCCGAATACTATCAAGTTGCCCTTACGCTTATGGACGAAGAGACCCGGGCGCGGGAAATGAGACCCCTGGAAAAAATCCGGGATAACTATGGGAAGTACATTATCACCATGGATCCGGTGTTAGGCGGCAATGACCGGGGGATTATTACGGTCAATGCCATGAATTTTTTGTTGGAAGGGCAAAAAAAAGCGGAACCCTAA
- a CDS encoding SPL family radical SAM protein has product MHLKEVKGILSAANGMNISRGCLHGCIYCDARSRCYDMKHDFEDVEIKINAPLLLEDALSRKRKKCMVGTGAMSDPYIPIPENLANIRSCLEIIEKYGCGLAIQTKSNLILQDLDLLVKINEKSKCVVETTFTTYDEALCKILEPNVCTTKVRFEMLKTMRDKGIKTIVWISPILPFINDTAENLRGLLQYCVEAKVYGIICFGIGMTLREGDREYYYQKLDEHFPGLKQKYQKKYGNSYQITCDNNNELMKEFFAVCNQHNIVYGVEKLFTYMRTYEEKHPVIQLDLFNGV; this is encoded by the coding sequence ATGCATCTGAAAGAAGTTAAAGGCATCCTGTCCGCAGCTAACGGTATGAACATCAGCCGGGGCTGCCTCCACGGCTGTATCTACTGTGATGCCCGAAGCAGATGCTACGACATGAAGCACGACTTTGAGGACGTGGAAATAAAGATAAACGCCCCGCTTTTATTGGAAGACGCTTTAAGCCGTAAGCGGAAAAAATGTATGGTCGGCACCGGCGCCATGAGCGACCCCTATATCCCCATCCCGGAGAACCTTGCCAATATTCGATCCTGCCTGGAAATCATCGAAAAGTACGGATGCGGTTTGGCGATTCAAACCAAATCCAATTTGATCCTCCAGGACCTGGACCTCTTAGTAAAAATAAATGAAAAATCGAAGTGTGTTGTTGAAACAACCTTTACCACCTACGATGAGGCCTTGTGTAAGATCCTGGAACCCAATGTCTGCACAACCAAGGTACGTTTTGAAATGTTAAAGACCATGCGGGATAAGGGCATTAAAACCATCGTGTGGATAAGCCCCATACTCCCCTTTATAAACGATACCGCAGAAAATTTGCGCGGCCTCTTGCAGTATTGTGTTGAGGCAAAGGTGTACGGCATTATCTGCTTCGGTATAGGCATGACATTGCGGGAAGGAGACCGGGAGTATTACTACCAGAAACTTGATGAACATTTTCCCGGGCTAAAACAGAAATACCAGAAAAAATATGGAAATAGCTATCAGATTACCTGTGATAATAACAATGAATTGATGAAGGAGTTTTTTGCGGTCTGTAATCAGCACAATATCGTTTATGGTGTTGAAAAATTGTTCACCTATATGCGCACCTACGAAGAAAAACACCCGGTAATCCAGCTCGATTTGTTCAATGGGGTTTAA
- a CDS encoding four helix bundle protein, protein MDNNATKTKSRQFAVKIIQLYKHLSNNKKEYVLSEQLLRSGTGIGANLVEAECATNKNEFLAKIQEALQKCAETRYWLEILSESGFITEFEFKNCIEGCDELRKILFYTIKNLKAAPVSPAKNVSRETQKPGL, encoded by the coding sequence ATGGATAATAATGCTACTAAAACAAAAAGCAGGCAATTTGCAGTAAAGATTATTCAGCTTTACAAGCACCTCTCAAATAATAAAAAAGAATATGTCCTGTCCGAACAACTCTTACGTTCCGGTACCGGTATCGGGGCGAACCTTGTGGAAGCCGAATGTGCAACCAACAAAAATGAATTTCTAGCAAAAATCCAGGAAGCGCTTCAAAAATGCGCAGAAACCAGGTATTGGCTGGAAATTCTCAGTGAATCCGGTTTTATAACAGAATTTGAATTTAAAAATTGCATTGAGGGTTGTGATGAACTGCGGAAAATCCTGTTCTATACGATAAAGAACCTGAAAGCCGCCCCGGTGTCCCCGGCAAAAAATGTTTCACGTGAAACACAAAAACCTGGCCTATAA